The following are encoded together in the Montipora capricornis isolate CH-2021 chromosome 5, ASM3666992v2, whole genome shotgun sequence genome:
- the LOC138049264 gene encoding E3 ubiquitin-protein ligase TRIM45-like isoform X1 — MANECSICCERFDDQMRCPRLLSCGHSFCSKCLEKLLNEKAINCPTCRNAMSVPSGVVGLPKNFSLLNILLTLPQREDEEEGSPICDTCDDHQHPATSCCLDCKEKMCKDAARWHVRHRAFRDHLVVSLEELNTNPKLAAVPVFCWEHNDQFRFFDEDCGHVVCRDCVTLKHNGHKCLSLAEAASKYRQEMEALVTKASTRAEEIKGAEAKVEGVSLELKQAYEKEAALIQGTFGEFVAAVTAHEHLLMTELDNIYKTKSFTLTEQRDRLRVFQAGLESAVQRANAAIQSPGNTELLVARADVVSTLGALERQPPDLEPQSNSKLKFSFDLGQLLELLNKVAFVTDSTGCAENTTATFSGLNFGLPGQEASFTIVAHDSKGRRCCLGGDLFVAELTQVEGEKKVEANVKDNGDGTYLVTYTAPADKKCNYTMSVLLRGSHIQGSPFAIPRQFVPVGRVSCYTCGGRLPASMMYYKNDLEARRTGDCTVEGFSALCHPKCSIFSFIYGFKFVFVCGPC; from the exons ATGGCAAACGAATGTTCAATTTGCTGCGAACGTTTCGATGACCAAATGCGCTGCCCTCGTCTGCTGAGTTGTGGTCACAGTTTCTGTTCAAAGTGCCTAGAGAAGCTACTCAATGAAAAAGCCATTAACTGTCCCACATGTAGAAATGCAATGTCGGTGCCTTCTGGAGTCGTAGGGCTGCCGAagaatttttctcttttgaataTCCTATTGACTTTGCCACAgagagaagatgaagaagaaggtTCACCTATATGCGATACTTGCGACGACCACCAACACCCCGCGACCTCCTGTTGTTTGGATTGCAAAGAAAAGATGTGTAAAGATGCAGCTCGCTGGCACGTTCGTCATAGAGCATTTCGCGATCACCTCGTCGTCTCGCTGGAGGAACTAAACACAAACCCCAAGCTGGCGGCTGTGCCCGTTTTTTGCTGGGAGCATAATGACCAGTTCCGGTTTTTTGATGAAGATTGTGGCCATGTCGTCTGTAGAGACTGTGTGACTCTAAAGCATAATGGCCACAAATGTTTATCTCTAGCTGAAGCTGCTTCTAAGTACCGACAGGAGATGGAAGCACTAGTCACCAAAGCCAGTACTCGGGCAGAGGAGATAAAAGGTGCAGAAGCGAAAGTGGAGGGTGTGAGTCTTGAGCTCAAACAAGCATACGAAAAAGAGGCTGCCCTGATTCAAGGCACCTTCGGAGAA TTTGTTGCCGCTGTTACCGCCCATGAACATCTTCTGATGACTGAGCTGGATAATATTTACAAGACCAAGTCTTTTACCCTCACTGAGCAGCGGGATCGTCTGCGCGTATTTCAGGCCGGCCTGGAGAGTGCTGTCCAGCGTGCCAACGCTGCAATCCAATCCCCAGGTAACACTGAGCTCCTTGTCGCCAGAGCCGATGTAGTGTCCACTTTGGGGGCCTTGGAGAGACAACCTCCTGACCTTGAACCGCAAAGCAACAGTAAACTCAAGTTTTCCTTCGACCTCGGGCAGCTACTGGAACTGCTCAATAAGGTAGCTTTCGTTACAGATAGCACTGGATGCGCTGAAAACACCACCGCAACTTTCTCTGGATTGAACTTTGGGCTACCAGGACAAGAAGCTTCCTTCACTATTGTTGCACATGATTCCAAAGGCCGTCGGTGTTGTTTGGGCGGCGACTTGTTTGTGGCGGAGCTCACACAAGTAGAGGGAGAGAAGAAGGTGGAGGCAAATGTGAAGGATAATGGTGACGGTACTTACTTGGTAACCTACACAGCTCCAGCTGATAAGAAATGTAACTATACAATGTCCGTGTTGTTGCGTGGGTCTCACATTCAAGGCAGCCCTTTTGCTATACCGCGGCAGTTTGTACCAGTCGGTAGGGTGAGCTGCTATACCTGTGGTGGTCGTCTACCAGCATCCATGATGTACTATAAAAACGACCTTGAGGCGCGCCGTACTGGTGACTGTACAGTTGAAGGATTTAGTGCTTTGTGCCATCCCAAATGCAGTATCTTCTCTTTTATCTAtggttttaaatttgtttttgtttgtggtCCGTGTTAA
- the LOC138048786 gene encoding tripartite motif-containing protein 2-like, producing MCKDAARWHVRHRAFRDHRVVLLEELKANPKLAAVPVFCSEHNEQFRFFDEDCGHVVCRDCVTLKHNGHKCLSLAEAASKYRQEMEALVTKANTQAEELKGAETKVEGVSLELKQAYENKAALIQGTFRNFVAAVTAREHLLTSELDYLYKTNSLTLTEQRDRLRVFQACLESAVQRANTAIQPSGNTELLVARSDIVSTLGALERQPPDLEPQSNSILEFSFDLEQLPDLLNKLGFVSGSTGCVAVNTTATGSGLKFAVPGQKVSFTIVAHDSQGCQCSAGGDLFLAELKQVEGR from the exons ATGTGCAAGGATGCGGCTCGCTGGCACGTTCGTCATAGAGCGTTTCGTGATCACCGCGTTGTCTTGCTGGAGGAGCTAAAAGCAAACCCAAAGCTGGCGGCTGTGCCCGTTTTTTGTTCGGAGCATAATGAACAGTTTCGATTTTTTGATGAAGATTGTGGCCATGTAGTCTGCAGAGACTGTGTCACTCTCAAGCATAATGGCCACAAATGTTTATCTCTAGCTGAAGCTGCTTCTAAGTACCGACAGGAGATGGAAGCACTAGTCACCAAAGCCAATACTCAGGCAGAGGAGCTAAAAGGCGCAGAAACTAAAGTGGAAGGTGTGAGTCTTGAGCTTAAACAAGCATATGAAAACAAGGCTGCCCTGATTCAAGGCACGTTTAGAAAC TTTGTTGCCGCTGTTACCGCCCGTGAACATCTTCTGACGAGTGAGCTGGATTATCTTTACAAGACCAATTCACTCACCCTTACTGAGCAGCGGGACCGTCTGCGCGTATTTCAGGCCTGCCTGGAAAGTGCTGTCCAGCGTGCCAACACAGCAATCCAACCTTCAGGTAACACTGAGCTCCTTGTCGCCAGATCCGATATAGTGTCCACTTTGGGGGCCTTGGAGAGACAACCTCCTGACCTTGAACCGCAAAGCAACAGTATACTTGAGTTTTCCTTCGACCTCGAGCAGCTACCGGACCTGCTCAATAAGCTAGGTTTCGTTTCAGGTAGCACTGGATGCGTTGCTGTAAACACCACTGCAACTGGCTCTGGATTGAAGTTTGCGGTACCAGGACAAAAGGTTTCCTTCACTATTGTTGCACATGATTCCCAAGGTTGTCAGTGTAGTGCGGGCGGCGACTTGTTTCTGGCGGAGCTCAAACAAGTAGAGGGAAGATGA
- the LOC138049264 gene encoding E3 ubiquitin-protein ligase TRIM45-like isoform X2, translating into MCKDAARWHVRHRAFRDHLVVSLEELNTNPKLAAVPVFCWEHNDQFRFFDEDCGHVVCRDCVTLKHNGHKCLSLAEAASKYRQEMEALVTKASTRAEEIKGAEAKVEGVSLELKQAYEKEAALIQGTFGEFVAAVTAHEHLLMTELDNIYKTKSFTLTEQRDRLRVFQAGLESAVQRANAAIQSPGNTELLVARADVVSTLGALERQPPDLEPQSNSKLKFSFDLGQLLELLNKVAFVTDSTGCAENTTATFSGLNFGLPGQEASFTIVAHDSKGRRCCLGGDLFVAELTQVEGEKKVEANVKDNGDGTYLVTYTAPADKKCNYTMSVLLRGSHIQGSPFAIPRQFVPVGRVSCYTCGGRLPASMMYYKNDLEARRTGDCTVEGFSALCHPKCSIFSFIYGFKFVFVCGPC; encoded by the exons ATGTGTAAAGATGCAGCTCGCTGGCACGTTCGTCATAGAGCATTTCGCGATCACCTCGTCGTCTCGCTGGAGGAACTAAACACAAACCCCAAGCTGGCGGCTGTGCCCGTTTTTTGCTGGGAGCATAATGACCAGTTCCGGTTTTTTGATGAAGATTGTGGCCATGTCGTCTGTAGAGACTGTGTGACTCTAAAGCATAATGGCCACAAATGTTTATCTCTAGCTGAAGCTGCTTCTAAGTACCGACAGGAGATGGAAGCACTAGTCACCAAAGCCAGTACTCGGGCAGAGGAGATAAAAGGTGCAGAAGCGAAAGTGGAGGGTGTGAGTCTTGAGCTCAAACAAGCATACGAAAAAGAGGCTGCCCTGATTCAAGGCACCTTCGGAGAA TTTGTTGCCGCTGTTACCGCCCATGAACATCTTCTGATGACTGAGCTGGATAATATTTACAAGACCAAGTCTTTTACCCTCACTGAGCAGCGGGATCGTCTGCGCGTATTTCAGGCCGGCCTGGAGAGTGCTGTCCAGCGTGCCAACGCTGCAATCCAATCCCCAGGTAACACTGAGCTCCTTGTCGCCAGAGCCGATGTAGTGTCCACTTTGGGGGCCTTGGAGAGACAACCTCCTGACCTTGAACCGCAAAGCAACAGTAAACTCAAGTTTTCCTTCGACCTCGGGCAGCTACTGGAACTGCTCAATAAGGTAGCTTTCGTTACAGATAGCACTGGATGCGCTGAAAACACCACCGCAACTTTCTCTGGATTGAACTTTGGGCTACCAGGACAAGAAGCTTCCTTCACTATTGTTGCACATGATTCCAAAGGCCGTCGGTGTTGTTTGGGCGGCGACTTGTTTGTGGCGGAGCTCACACAAGTAGAGGGAGAGAAGAAGGTGGAGGCAAATGTGAAGGATAATGGTGACGGTACTTACTTGGTAACCTACACAGCTCCAGCTGATAAGAAATGTAACTATACAATGTCCGTGTTGTTGCGTGGGTCTCACATTCAAGGCAGCCCTTTTGCTATACCGCGGCAGTTTGTACCAGTCGGTAGGGTGAGCTGCTATACCTGTGGTGGTCGTCTACCAGCATCCATGATGTACTATAAAAACGACCTTGAGGCGCGCCGTACTGGTGACTGTACAGTTGAAGGATTTAGTGCTTTGTGCCATCCCAAATGCAGTATCTTCTCTTTTATCTAtggttttaaatttgtttttgtttgtggtCCGTGTTAA
- the LOC138048785 gene encoding transcription intermediary factor 1-alpha-like yields the protein MASDALECSVCYERFDDQTRCPRLLSCGHSFCSKCLEKLLNEKAINCPTCRNAMSVPTGVVGLPKNFSLLNILLTLPQKEAEEEGSHICETCDEEQHPATSCCLNCKEKMCKDAARWHVRHRAFRDHRVVSLEELNTNPELAAVPVFCLEHNDQFRFFDDDCGHVVCRDCVTLKHNGHKCLSLAEAASKYRQEMEALVTKASTQAEQIKGAETKMEGVSLELKQAYEKEAALIQGTFTEFVAAVTAYEHLLMSELDKLYKTKSFTLAEQRDRLRVFQAGLESAVQRANAAIQSPGNTELLVARSDIVTTLGDLERQPPDLAPQSNSKLKFSSTSGSYWTCSIR from the exons ATGGCATCCGATGCGTTAGAGTGTTCAGTTTGCTACGAGCGTTTCGATGACCAAACGCGCTGCCCTCGTCTGCTGAGTTGTGGTCACAGTTTCTGCTCAAAGTGCCTGGAGAAGCTACTCAATGAAAAAGCAATTAACTGTCCCACATGTAGAAATGCAATGTCGGTGCCTACTGGAGTCGTAGGGCTGCCAAagaatttttctcttttaaataTCCTATTGACTTTGCCACAGAAAGAAGCTGAAGAAGAAGGTTCACATATATGCGAAACTTGCGACGAAGAGCAACACCCCGCGACCTCCTGTTGTTTGAATTGCAAAGAAAAGATGTGTAAGGATGCAGCTCGCTGGCACGTTCGTCACAGAGCATTTCGCGATCACCGCGTCGTCTCGCTGGAGGAACTAAACACAAACCCAGAGCTGGCAGCTGTGCCCGTTTTTTGCTTGGAGCATAATGACCAGTTCCGGTTTTTTGATGACGATTGTGGCCATGTCGTCTGTAGAGACTGTGTGACTCTCAAGCATAATGGCCACAAATGTTTATCTCTAGCTGAAGCTGCTTCTAAGTACCGACAGGAGATGGAAGCACTAGTCACCAAAGCCAGTACTCAGGCAGAGCAGATAAAAGGTGCAGAAACGAAAATGGAGGGTGTGAGTCTTGAGCTCAAACAAGCATATGAAAAAGAGGCTGCCCTGATTCAAGGCACCTTCACAGAA TTTGTTGCCGCTGTTACCGCCTACGAACATCTTCTGATGAGTGAGCTTGATAAGCTGTACAAGACCAAGTCATTCACCCTCGCTGAGCAGCGGGACCGTCTGCGCGTATTTCAGGCCGGCCTGGAGAGTGCTGTCCAGCGTGCCAACGCTGCAATCCAATCCCCAGGTAACACTGAGCTCCTTGTCGCCAGATCCGATATAGTGACCACTTTGGGGGATTTGGAGAGACAACCTCCTGACCTTGCACCGCAAAGCAACAGTAAACTCAAGTTTTCTTCGACCTCGGGCAGCTACTGGACCTGCTCAATAAGGTAG